A single window of Deltaproteobacteria bacterium DNA harbors:
- a CDS encoding amino acid ABC transporter substrate-binding protein, translating into MRGKLGIILLIVLFASPLAAEEFTGTLGQIKKTGQIRIGFRTSEPPMSFSDKDGKPNGYSIELAQSVIKEVEKKIGAKVKVQYVPITAENRFNALVDNKIDILCGATTKTLSRSELVDFTQLTFVTGASLMTLRDNENQDSSGFGGKKIGVVKDTTTAVALKGLLQETSTKAEIVFFDSAKGGVDALRKKKVDAYAADQIVLIGIVSTAQDGMKFAIGPNVFSFEPFAFAVRRNDADFRLAADRAISDLCRSKKIFEIYDKWVGEFTGQRLPIFEAMVQLNATPE; encoded by the coding sequence ATGAGAGGTAAACTGGGAATTATTTTATTAATCGTTCTTTTTGCAAGTCCGCTGGCAGCCGAAGAGTTCACGGGAACGCTTGGGCAGATTAAAAAAACCGGTCAAATCAGAATCGGCTTTCGCACATCCGAACCGCCCATGTCCTTTTCAGACAAAGACGGCAAACCGAATGGTTATTCAATCGAACTGGCCCAATCTGTCATAAAAGAGGTTGAAAAGAAGATCGGCGCAAAAGTAAAGGTGCAATATGTTCCCATAACCGCTGAAAACAGGTTTAACGCCTTGGTCGACAATAAGATTGACATATTGTGCGGTGCGACGACGAAAACGCTTTCCCGCAGTGAATTGGTTGATTTCACGCAACTGACATTTGTCACCGGCGCCTCACTAATGACCTTACGAGATAACGAGAATCAAGATTCTTCTGGTTTTGGCGGAAAGAAAATCGGCGTCGTGAAAGACACAACGACCGCTGTTGCTTTAAAGGGGCTCCTTCAGGAAACCTCTACAAAAGCAGAAATTGTCTTTTTCGATTCAGCAAAGGGTGGTGTTGACGCCCTGCGAAAGAAAAAAGTTGATGCATATGCCGCCGACCAGATCGTACTGATCGGCATTGTCTCAACGGCTCAAGACGGGATGAAATTTGCGATTGGTCCTAATGTCTTTTCCTTCGAACCCTTTGCGTTTGCCGTAAGACGAAATGATGCGGATTTTCGCCTCGCAGCTGATCGCGCCATCTCTGATCTGTGCCGGTCGAAAAAGATATTTGAGATTTACGACAAGTGGGTTGGAGAGTTTACAG